A section of the Streptomyces sp. NBC_01591 genome encodes:
- a CDS encoding DEAD/DEAH box helicase yields MTLPVALSGSDVIGQAKTGTGKTLGFGLPLLERVTVPADVEAGRAEPEELTEAPQALVVVPTRELCQQVTNDLLTAGKVRNVRVLAIYGGRAYEPQVEALKKGVDVIVGTPGRLLDLAGQRKLDLSHVRALVLDEADEMLDLGFLPDVEKIITMLPAKRQTMLFSATMPGAVIGLARRYMSQPTHIRATSPDDEGATVANISQHVFRAHSMDKPEMVSRILQANGRGLAMIFCRTKRTAADIAEQLEKRGFASGAVHGDLGQGAREQALRAFRNGKVDVLVCTDVAARGIDVEGVTHVINYQSPEEEKTYLHRIGRTGRAGAKGIAITLVDWDDIPRWQLINKALDLKFNDPVETYSTSPHLFEELDIPAGTKGVLPRAERTRAGLRAEEIEDLGETGGRGRRSAAASAPAVREERAPRTPRQRRRTRGGSAVQEAPATTATVPAPAPEAADAPAEPRTPRRRRRTRVGAPDAAAEAVVSATEAVVSTVAAVVEVEVEPKAAKAPVEAEPAVAETKPRRRRARVVKPVEDEVDFQIAPISEPMAETKTVTKARRRPRVVKPVEDEVDFQIAPISEPTPETKPRRRTRAAAKPKTEAVAEAPVAEGEAKPRRRRAPRATAAKAEG; encoded by the coding sequence ATGACGCTCCCCGTCGCGCTCTCCGGCTCCGATGTCATCGGCCAGGCCAAGACCGGCACCGGCAAGACCCTCGGTTTCGGTCTGCCGCTGCTGGAGCGCGTCACCGTCCCCGCGGACGTCGAGGCCGGCCGGGCCGAGCCCGAGGAGCTGACCGAGGCGCCGCAGGCGCTCGTCGTCGTCCCCACCCGTGAGCTCTGCCAGCAGGTCACCAACGACCTGCTGACCGCCGGCAAGGTGCGCAACGTCCGCGTCCTCGCGATCTACGGCGGCCGCGCCTACGAGCCGCAGGTCGAGGCCCTCAAGAAGGGCGTCGACGTGATCGTCGGCACCCCGGGCCGCCTGCTCGACCTGGCCGGACAGCGCAAGCTCGACCTCTCGCACGTCCGCGCGCTGGTGCTCGACGAGGCCGACGAGATGCTCGACCTGGGCTTCCTGCCCGACGTCGAGAAGATCATCACGATGCTCCCGGCGAAGCGGCAGACGATGCTGTTCTCGGCGACCATGCCGGGCGCCGTCATCGGCCTCGCGCGCCGCTACATGTCGCAGCCGACGCACATCCGCGCCACCTCGCCCGACGACGAGGGCGCGACCGTCGCGAACATCTCGCAGCATGTCTTCCGGGCCCACTCGATGGACAAGCCTGAGATGGTCTCCCGCATCCTGCAGGCCAACGGCCGCGGACTCGCGATGATCTTCTGCCGTACGAAGCGCACGGCGGCCGACATCGCCGAGCAGCTGGAGAAGCGCGGCTTCGCGTCCGGCGCGGTCCACGGCGACCTCGGCCAGGGCGCCCGCGAGCAGGCGCTGCGCGCGTTCCGCAACGGCAAGGTGGACGTGCTCGTCTGCACCGATGTCGCGGCCCGCGGTATCGATGTCGAGGGCGTGACCCACGTCATCAACTATCAGTCGCCGGAGGAAGAGAAGACGTACCTCCACCGCATCGGCCGGACCGGCCGTGCGGGTGCCAAGGGCATCGCGATCACGCTGGTCGACTGGGACGACATCCCGCGCTGGCAGCTGATCAACAAGGCGCTCGACCTGAAGTTCAACGACCCGGTCGAGACCTACTCCACCTCGCCGCACCTCTTCGAGGAGCTCGACATCCCGGCCGGCACCAAGGGTGTCCTGCCGCGCGCCGAGCGGACCCGTGCGGGTCTGCGGGCCGAGGAGATCGAGGACCTCGGCGAGACGGGCGGCCGCGGCCGCAGGTCCGCCGCGGCTTCGGCGCCCGCCGTCCGCGAGGAGCGCGCGCCGCGTACGCCGCGTCAGCGTCGTCGCACCCGGGGCGGCTCCGCCGTCCAGGAGGCGCCCGCCACCACCGCCACGGTGCCGGCACCGGCCCCGGAGGCCGCTGACGCCCCGGCGGAGCCGCGTACGCCGCGTCGCCGCCGCCGTACCCGCGTCGGCGCTCCGGACGCCGCGGCCGAGGCCGTGGTGAGCGCGACCGAGGCCGTGGTGAGCACGGTGGCGGCCGTGGTCGAGGTCGAGGTGGAGCCGAAGGCTGCCAAGGCCCCGGTCGAGGCCGAGCCCGCCGTGGCCGAGACCAAGCCGCGCCGCCGCCGTGCCCGCGTGGTCAAGCCGGTCGAGGACGAGGTCGACTTCCAGATCGCCCCGATCTCCGAGCCGATGGCGGAGACGAAGACGGTGACCAAGGCGCGTCGCCGTCCCCGTGTCGTCAAGCCGGTCGAGGACGAGGTCGACTTCCAGATCGCGCCTATCTCCGAGCCCACCCCGGAGACCAAGCCGCGCCGCCGCACCCGTGCAGCCGCCAAGCCGAAGACCGAGGCCGTGGCCGAGGCCCCGGTCGCCGAGGGCGAGGCGAAGCCGCGCAGGCGTCGGGCGCCGCGCGCGACCGCCGCCAAGGCCGAGGGCTGA
- a CDS encoding ferritin-like fold-containing protein, giving the protein METPDNATETPEPTGIAAQDWATASVEPQYRAAVVDLLGALAYGELAAFERLAEDAKLAPTLADKAELAKMASAEFHHFERLTDRLTAIEVEPTGAMEPFAKALDDFHRQTAPSDWLEGLVKAYVGDSIASDFYREVAVRLDSDTRSLVLAVLDDTGHGNFAVEKVRAAIEADPRVGGRLALWARRLMGEALSQAQRVVADRDALSTMLVGGVADGFDLAEVGRMFSRITEAHTKRMAALGLAA; this is encoded by the coding sequence ATGGAGACGCCTGACAACGCCACTGAAACCCCCGAACCCACCGGAATCGCCGCCCAGGACTGGGCCACCGCGTCCGTGGAGCCGCAGTACCGGGCAGCGGTCGTGGACCTGCTGGGAGCACTTGCCTACGGGGAGCTGGCAGCCTTCGAGCGGCTCGCCGAGGATGCCAAACTCGCGCCGACGCTGGCCGACAAGGCGGAGCTGGCGAAGATGGCCTCCGCCGAATTCCATCACTTCGAGCGGCTCACCGACCGGCTGACCGCGATCGAGGTGGAGCCGACCGGCGCGATGGAGCCCTTCGCCAAGGCGCTCGACGACTTCCACCGCCAGACCGCGCCGTCGGACTGGCTGGAGGGCCTGGTCAAGGCGTACGTCGGCGACTCGATCGCCAGCGACTTCTACCGGGAGGTCGCGGTCCGGCTCGACTCGGACACCCGCTCCCTGGTCCTCGCCGTGCTCGACGACACCGGGCACGGGAACTTCGCCGTCGAGAAGGTGCGCGCCGCGATCGAGGCGGACCCACGGGTCGGCGGCCGGCTCGCGCTGTGGGCGCGCCGGCTGATGGGCGAGGCGCTCTCCCAGGCACAGCGGGTGGTGGCCGACCGCGACGCGCTGTCGACGATGCTCGTCGGTGGCGTGGCGGACGGCTTCGACCTGGCGGAGGTCGGGCGGATGTTCTCGCGGATCACCGAGGCGCACACCAAGCGGATGGCCGCGCTGGGTCTGGCCGCGTAG
- a CDS encoding DUF3107 domain-containing protein encodes MEVKIGVQHTPREIVLESGLSAEEVESTVAEALTGKAQLLSLTDEKGRKVLVPADRIAYVEIGEPSTRRVGFGAL; translated from the coding sequence GTGGAGGTCAAGATCGGGGTGCAGCACACGCCCCGGGAGATCGTTCTGGAGAGCGGGCTTTCCGCCGAAGAGGTCGAGAGCACCGTCGCCGAGGCTCTCACCGGTAAGGCGCAGCTGCTCAGCCTCACGGACGAGAAGGGCCGCAAGGTCCTGGTGCCGGCCGACCGGATCGCTTACGTGGAGATCGGCGAGCCCAGCACGCGTCGCGTGGGGTTCGGCGCGCTGTAG
- a CDS encoding TetR/AcrR family transcriptional regulator, which yields MTAIEQTEAARPRGTRLPRRARRNQLLGAAQEVFVAQGYHSAAMDDIAERAGVSKPVLYQHFPGKLELYLALLDQHCESLLQAVRTALASTTDNKLRVAATMDAYFAYVEDEGGAFRLVFESDLTNEPAVRERVDRVSLQCAEAISDVIAGDTGLSKDESMLLAVGLGGVSQVVARYWLSSQSAIPRDTAVQLLTSLAWRGIAGFPLHGIDQH from the coding sequence GTGACAGCCATCGAGCAGACCGAGGCGGCGCGCCCGCGAGGCACTCGCCTACCTCGCCGCGCCCGACGCAATCAGCTGCTGGGCGCCGCGCAGGAAGTCTTTGTGGCGCAGGGCTACCACTCCGCCGCGATGGACGACATCGCCGAGCGGGCCGGGGTCAGCAAGCCAGTGCTCTATCAGCACTTCCCGGGCAAGCTGGAGCTCTATCTGGCCCTTCTCGACCAGCACTGCGAATCGCTTCTCCAGGCGGTCCGTACGGCACTGGCGTCGACCACCGACAACAAGCTGCGGGTCGCCGCGACGATGGACGCGTACTTCGCGTACGTGGAGGACGAGGGCGGTGCCTTCCGTCTGGTCTTCGAATCCGACCTGACCAACGAGCCCGCGGTGCGCGAGCGCGTCGACCGAGTGTCGTTGCAGTGCGCGGAGGCGATCTCCGACGTCATCGCCGGTGACACGGGACTGTCCAAGGACGAGTCCATGCTGCTCGCGGTCGGCCTGGGCGGCGTCTCCCAGGTGGTCGCCCGCTACTGGCTCTCCAGCCAGTCCGCCATTCCGCGCGACACGGCGGTCCAGCTGCTCACGTCGCTGGCCTGGCGGGGTATCGCGGGCTTCCCGCTGCACGGTATCGATCAGCACTGA